A region from the Benincasa hispida cultivar B227 chromosome 8, ASM972705v1, whole genome shotgun sequence genome encodes:
- the LOC120083253 gene encoding dormancy-associated protein 1-like, producing the protein MLEKLWDDVVAGPQPDHGLGRLRRIATGITDTGEGRKYQRSLSMPASPETPSSPASPRTADNVWRSVFNPGSNLATKSIGSNVFDKPQPNSPTVYDWLYSEGTRSKHR; encoded by the exons ATGCTTGAGAAGCTTTGGGATGATGTTGTGGCTGGACCTCAGCCAGACCACGGCCTTGGAAGACTGAGGAGAATCGCCACCGGCATCACAG ATACGGGAGAAGGACGAAAGTATCAGAGATCGCTGTCGATGCCGGCGAGCCCTGAAACCCCATCATCTCCGGCATCACCGCGTACGGCGGACAATGTGTGGAGGAGTGTGTTCAACCCTGGTAGCAATCTGGCCACCAAGTCTATCGGCTCCAATGTTTTCGACAAGCCTCAACCCAATTCCCCCACCGTTTATGACTG GCTTTACAGTGAAGGCACCAGGAGCAAGCACCGTTGA
- the LOC120083251 gene encoding putative E3 ubiquitin-protein ligase RING1a isoform X1: MPAQKRAPESSEDDPLKLDRDCSIACPEDEDADESDRSPSSSSNGEKDKFIIVKLSDIRKEVQCPICLGIIRKTRTVMECLHRFCRECIDKSMRLGNNECPACRTHCASRRSLRDDPNYDSLIAALYPDIEKYEEDELAFREEERVRNKQIQASIAQTLRRQSEAVSKKRPPSIRRLQGNNYRNNQSRGKRSYRNDAEFQASDDNEDPTTEDGVKDSSSDEQMAERPERRSKGFRTQGAAKFSQPPLAACSDGASEDNDSEVNREIQGASSKLVWGKGGMRSHTRHTRHGSMSVGSSKNVKNNRISALVEYLQTSDNNCEEHEVRLLLFSYDQRIIPNLQQPYLCCRPTLLIGHLRQYVARQTGFQADEIDMFLIQELNPKIEPSTSIDVLVSKSLIPHPIEDNFQVLRGQQTLSELKAHRSTRGQLECHSASFNHSKGKTYKRGEQLIAKVAFIKDNAKVIIKRQKF, from the exons ATGCCAGCACAAAAGCGCGCTCCGGAGTCATCTGAGGATGATCCTCTCAAACTAGACCGTGATTGCTCTATTGCTTGCCCTGAAGATGAAGATGCAGACG AATCCGATCGGAGCCCGTCGTCGTCCAGTAATGGAGAGAAAGACAA ATTTATCATAGTAAAACTTTCGGATATTCGCAAAGAAGTTCAATGTCCAATCTGCTTGG GGATTATCCGGAAAACAAGAACAGTGATGGAGTGCTTGCATCGCTTCTGCAGAGAATGCATAGACAAATCTATGCGTCTAGG CAACAATGAATGTCCCGCCTGCCGCACTCATTGCGCTAGCCGCCGCTCACTGAGAGATGATCCAAATTATGATTCATTAATTGCTGCTTTATATCCAGATATTGAGAAGTATGAAGAAGAT GAGCTTGCTTTTCGAGAAGAAGAGAGAGTCCGCAATAAGCAG ATCCAAGCTTCCATAGCTCAGACCTTGCGTAGACAATCCGAAGCAGTTAGCAAGAAACGCCCTCCATCTATCAGAAGATTGCAGGGAAATAACTACAGGAACAACCAATCAAGAGGGAAAAGGAGCTACAGAAATGATGCTGAATTTCAAGCATCTGATGATAATGAGGATCCAACTACAGAAGATGGAGTAAAAGATTCTTCTTCTGACGAACAAATGGCCGAAAGGCCCGAGCGGAGATCAAAAGGATTCAGGACACAAGGAGCTGCCAAGTTTTCCCAACCTCCTTTAGCTGCCTGTTCAGATGGAGCTAGCGAAGACAATGACTCAGAAGTCAATAGAGAAATCCAGGGTGCATCTTCAAAGCTTGTTTGGGGCAAAGGGGGCATGCGCAGCCACACGAGACACACGAGACATGGCAGCATGAGTGTGGGCAGTAGCAAGAATGTCAAAAACAACCGCATTTCAGCACTGGTAGAATATCTCCAGACTTCAGACAACAATTGTGAGGAG CATGAAGTCCGCCTGCTGTTATTTTCCTATGATCAGAGAATAATTCCCAATTTGCAGCAACCCTATCTCTGCTGTCGGCCGACCTTGTTAATCGGACACCTCCGTCAG tACGTTGCTCGTCAGACTGGATTTCAAGCTGATGAAATTGATATGTTTTTGATACAAGAACTGAACCCCAAAATCGAGCCTTCAACCTCGATTGATGTTTTAGTTTCAAAATCCTTGATTCCACATCCCATTGAAGATAATTTTCAAGTTTTGAGGGGACAACAAACCTTATCAGAGCTTAAAGCCCACCGCTCCACTCGTGGCCAACTG GAATGCCACAGTGCATCATTTAACCACAGCAAAGGCAAAACTTACAAAAGAGGGGAGCAACTTATTGCAAAAGTTGCTTTTATTAAGGATAATGCTAAGGTCAttataaaaagacaaaaattttAG
- the LOC120083251 gene encoding putative E3 ubiquitin-protein ligase RING1a isoform X3 encodes MPAQKRAPESSEDDPLKLDRDCSIACPEDEDADESDRSPSSSSNGEKDKFIIVKLSDIRKEVQCPICLGIIRKTRTVMECLHRFCRECIDKSMRLGNNECPACRTHCASRRSLRDDPNYDSLIAALYPDIEKYEEDELAFREEERVRNKQIQASIAQTLRRQSEAVSKKRPPSIRRLQGNNYRNNQSRGKRSYRNDAEFQASDDNEDPTTEDGVKDSSSDEQMAERPERRSKGFRTQGAAKFSQPPLAACSDGASEDNDSEVNREIQGASSKLVWGKGGMRSHTRHTRHGSMSVGSSKNVKNNRISALVEYLQTSDNNCEEHEVRLLLFSYDQRIIPNLQQPYLCCRPTLLIGHLRQYVARQTGFQADEIDMFLIQELNPKIEPSTSIDVLVSKSLIPHPIEDNFQVLRGQQTLSELKAHRSTRGQLLLAYQKK; translated from the exons ATGCCAGCACAAAAGCGCGCTCCGGAGTCATCTGAGGATGATCCTCTCAAACTAGACCGTGATTGCTCTATTGCTTGCCCTGAAGATGAAGATGCAGACG AATCCGATCGGAGCCCGTCGTCGTCCAGTAATGGAGAGAAAGACAA ATTTATCATAGTAAAACTTTCGGATATTCGCAAAGAAGTTCAATGTCCAATCTGCTTGG GGATTATCCGGAAAACAAGAACAGTGATGGAGTGCTTGCATCGCTTCTGCAGAGAATGCATAGACAAATCTATGCGTCTAGG CAACAATGAATGTCCCGCCTGCCGCACTCATTGCGCTAGCCGCCGCTCACTGAGAGATGATCCAAATTATGATTCATTAATTGCTGCTTTATATCCAGATATTGAGAAGTATGAAGAAGAT GAGCTTGCTTTTCGAGAAGAAGAGAGAGTCCGCAATAAGCAG ATCCAAGCTTCCATAGCTCAGACCTTGCGTAGACAATCCGAAGCAGTTAGCAAGAAACGCCCTCCATCTATCAGAAGATTGCAGGGAAATAACTACAGGAACAACCAATCAAGAGGGAAAAGGAGCTACAGAAATGATGCTGAATTTCAAGCATCTGATGATAATGAGGATCCAACTACAGAAGATGGAGTAAAAGATTCTTCTTCTGACGAACAAATGGCCGAAAGGCCCGAGCGGAGATCAAAAGGATTCAGGACACAAGGAGCTGCCAAGTTTTCCCAACCTCCTTTAGCTGCCTGTTCAGATGGAGCTAGCGAAGACAATGACTCAGAAGTCAATAGAGAAATCCAGGGTGCATCTTCAAAGCTTGTTTGGGGCAAAGGGGGCATGCGCAGCCACACGAGACACACGAGACATGGCAGCATGAGTGTGGGCAGTAGCAAGAATGTCAAAAACAACCGCATTTCAGCACTGGTAGAATATCTCCAGACTTCAGACAACAATTGTGAGGAG CATGAAGTCCGCCTGCTGTTATTTTCCTATGATCAGAGAATAATTCCCAATTTGCAGCAACCCTATCTCTGCTGTCGGCCGACCTTGTTAATCGGACACCTCCGTCAG tACGTTGCTCGTCAGACTGGATTTCAAGCTGATGAAATTGATATGTTTTTGATACAAGAACTGAACCCCAAAATCGAGCCTTCAACCTCGATTGATGTTTTAGTTTCAAAATCCTTGATTCCACATCCCATTGAAGATAATTTTCAAGTTTTGAGGGGACAACAAACCTTATCAGAGCTTAAAGCCCACCGCTCCACTCGTGGCCAACTG CTTCTGGCATATCAGAAGAAGTAG
- the LOC120083251 gene encoding putative E3 ubiquitin-protein ligase RING1a isoform X2 — protein sequence MPAQKRAPESSEDDPLKLDRDCSIACPEDEDADESDRSPSSSSNGEKDKFIIVKLSDIRKEVQCPICLGIIRKTRTVMECLHRFCRECIDKSMRLGNNECPACRTHCASRRSLRDDPNYDSLIAALYPDIEKYEEDELAFREEERVRNKQIQASIAQTLRRQSEAVSKKRPPSIRRLQGNNYRNNQSRGKRSYRNDAEFQASDDNEDPTTEDGVKDSSSDEQMAERPERRSKGFRTQGAAKFSQPPLAACSDGASEDNDSEVNREIQGASSKLVWGKGGMRSHTRHTRHGSMSVGSSKNVKNNRISALVEYLQTSDNNCEEHEVRLLLFSYDQRIIPNLQQPYLCCRPTLLIGHLRQYVARQTGFQADEIDMFLIQELNPKIEPSTSIDVLVSKSLIPHPIEDNFQVLRGQQTLSELKAHRSTRGQLVKFPKIFTL from the exons ATGCCAGCACAAAAGCGCGCTCCGGAGTCATCTGAGGATGATCCTCTCAAACTAGACCGTGATTGCTCTATTGCTTGCCCTGAAGATGAAGATGCAGACG AATCCGATCGGAGCCCGTCGTCGTCCAGTAATGGAGAGAAAGACAA ATTTATCATAGTAAAACTTTCGGATATTCGCAAAGAAGTTCAATGTCCAATCTGCTTGG GGATTATCCGGAAAACAAGAACAGTGATGGAGTGCTTGCATCGCTTCTGCAGAGAATGCATAGACAAATCTATGCGTCTAGG CAACAATGAATGTCCCGCCTGCCGCACTCATTGCGCTAGCCGCCGCTCACTGAGAGATGATCCAAATTATGATTCATTAATTGCTGCTTTATATCCAGATATTGAGAAGTATGAAGAAGAT GAGCTTGCTTTTCGAGAAGAAGAGAGAGTCCGCAATAAGCAG ATCCAAGCTTCCATAGCTCAGACCTTGCGTAGACAATCCGAAGCAGTTAGCAAGAAACGCCCTCCATCTATCAGAAGATTGCAGGGAAATAACTACAGGAACAACCAATCAAGAGGGAAAAGGAGCTACAGAAATGATGCTGAATTTCAAGCATCTGATGATAATGAGGATCCAACTACAGAAGATGGAGTAAAAGATTCTTCTTCTGACGAACAAATGGCCGAAAGGCCCGAGCGGAGATCAAAAGGATTCAGGACACAAGGAGCTGCCAAGTTTTCCCAACCTCCTTTAGCTGCCTGTTCAGATGGAGCTAGCGAAGACAATGACTCAGAAGTCAATAGAGAAATCCAGGGTGCATCTTCAAAGCTTGTTTGGGGCAAAGGGGGCATGCGCAGCCACACGAGACACACGAGACATGGCAGCATGAGTGTGGGCAGTAGCAAGAATGTCAAAAACAACCGCATTTCAGCACTGGTAGAATATCTCCAGACTTCAGACAACAATTGTGAGGAG CATGAAGTCCGCCTGCTGTTATTTTCCTATGATCAGAGAATAATTCCCAATTTGCAGCAACCCTATCTCTGCTGTCGGCCGACCTTGTTAATCGGACACCTCCGTCAG tACGTTGCTCGTCAGACTGGATTTCAAGCTGATGAAATTGATATGTTTTTGATACAAGAACTGAACCCCAAAATCGAGCCTTCAACCTCGATTGATGTTTTAGTTTCAAAATCCTTGATTCCACATCCCATTGAAGATAATTTTCAAGTTTTGAGGGGACAACAAACCTTATCAGAGCTTAAAGCCCACCGCTCCACTCGTGGCCAACTGGTAAAATTTCCTAAAATTTTCACATTATAG